One segment of Yersinia kristensenii DNA contains the following:
- a CDS encoding hemagglutinin repeat-containing protein, with amino-acid sequence MNNNNESTIKTHHQLLSYTLCALLVLQPVMPALAAEVSVAGGNTQLDKAGNGVPVVNIATPNQSGISHNQYNDFNVGKEGLILNNATGQLTQSQLGGLIQNNPNLQTGHEAKAIINEVVGANRSQLQGYLEVAGKQASVMVANPYGITCDGCGFINTPNVTLTTGKPMMDANGKLQALEVTQGAISIQGKGLDASKSGALSIISRATEINAQLYAQDLTLIAGSNRVDAAGHVSALQGKGNVPKVAVDTGALGGMYANRIRLVSSEKGVGVNLGNLNARQGDIQLDSSGKLTLNNSLAQGNLNVSATEMALGGSHKSGQDMVLNSQGKLTVNNASLNSDQQLALKGSDLVLEQSTISAAKAVTLDSAGKLRTANSTILAGSDVQGKLVGGQTLTLKGTEQQWLNSQLGAGTVLATAQNNLILDEGSTLTGLDGVTLQGGTLNLAGKTSSGGDATLQGTDLQSTRNSLFSAQGDIHLTFSGNANWQGQLTAGRDLTLQADTLDNSGQLAANRHNQITAQSLNNSGLMQAQGSQNLDVRQLDNRGQLQSAGALTLNADTVNNRGLIGSEQQLTLTVRDTLNVDGALYAEGPLNVRAGEFLLAGRATGKQGLAINSNLTATEGSALLSSGDIHLQGETLLLSGLLSGDRALTVAGEQFTTGNRAQIQAKDSITLNTEKNAQLAGIFTTLGDLNLVSGTTENRADIVARNIDWRSDSLIQQGRMQADHDLMLTVNQLNQHGTLQAGQKLALRGEQLVNSGRIGAPQLELAFTRSLDNSGSLMASQGLTLEVPSLSNSGTLAANALALKTHNLDNSGLVQADVNAIIDAQTLTNRDTGRLLAGNALTLQGVQLNNAGKLQANRLNIETQTWDNTGSALGISQLTANATQKLTNRGQLLSQGPLTLNTKSLTNNGKILSENQLNLNAQQFINQGEAQGTTTQLNAEQLTNSGHLIGVERLVLQLQQDLNNATGGKLLSGGDLKVNAAAVSNAGTWQGEQIILAARQLDNTGILQANNRIQLDLTGNVNSGVGSQIVTLGEATINALALVNHGNWQAASLFLKGDSLLNNGVIAGVNQLKSEISRDITQQKSGEMLSNGLLTLNATQVDNQGRIQANSLALHAVDMTNNGVMQGQDVFNAQLSGVFHNLASGDLRSQNGLKLNAAGLDNAGNIQSTEASTFVLTTPMLNTGKIVVGGDLDIGALALNNSGWLQANNITFNGTRLDNSGTLIAAGDNRLTLDIFNNRGTVQGDNLQLKIGSLNNAGTLLATRQMSVQAQQIDNQQDAKLFSAGDLTVVSGGFSLFGQLVALGNLSLTLNDALTQHGTLAAGKMLNLSSHGDITLTGTTQGQSLSIHSLGQFTHSGTLRGGNGDVRIEAMGITQNDTASLQAGGRIQLLSSSTISNNGFIGTAGDLLLNAASQLFNSGMLYSGGNMQLLADQITNHYGDILADNSLWMQKDTTGSANSEVINTSGTIETGHGDITINTNHLLNQRDGLSVTRTDKDLTNEYPWLNGAIVKVPLSFFEEGEVGYYTIKITQQEAGDDANQVSHTETYAAPFEKTRELALSVSTLSVTSKGAAGRISSGKDLVVTAQTLDNLASDILSNGDISLTGNTLNNQSWLAGTETRYQTYRTGELPESRYWYEVSKLQPLNIYALGQIEDQSVTYAADGDIRTERSEDSQLYRSVIQAGGAVNAHFTGDISNTTATPNAGGVSHTLAAPKLDLQSQPDNIGTAQAQDLTDDQYITVGTPVWKDNLQNALGSLGNNATELADYPLPNSNNGHFVLAPDPSSPYLITTNPKLNELGQLDNSLFDGLYAMLGQQPGAAPQENNSQFTDQKQFLGSAYFLDRLNLKPDYDYRFLGDAAFDTRYISNAVLSQTGQRYLNGLGSDLAQMQYLIDNAAQAQSGLGLTLGVSLTAEQVAALNKSIVWWEEINVNGQTVLAPKLYLAKADSASLNGSVISGNQVNLAAGKVINAGSTLKADQLLAVNSQITLSNLQGGKITSGGDLQLSAIGDISNIGSSIAGQRVALESLDGNIINQTLSQQWTATTAGNGRWNSESLSLTRTEIGDTSTISAGDSLSLNAGKDILVTGAKVSAGGNLDMQAGGDIAITANTTLSNNEHNLQRDRRNGYQQSEQRDSLSSEISAGGDLTLNAGNDVSLTASELAAKGNVGLSAGRDISLETAEKNSQQKTNNSENRTTDATRSVITSGNNLTLDAGRDINSQAAALVSDNATTLKAGRDVNLNAQQSSTYSENHGDRKQQINESIRQQGTEIVSGGDTTILAGHDINLQATQAQASGDIALKAGHDINVTTATESDYSFFEETTVKKKRLSKTTTHVVSEDYATQEQGSLLSGKNVSLSAGNDLLVKGSAVVGDNNVALTAGNNVDIVAATEEQSSYRLSEQKKSGMFSGGGIGVTIGSTSSRQQSRDSGTTQSQSASTIGSTGGDVTINAGGTAHIGGADILANKNLNVTGDSVVIEPGQDKRSSDQLYEQKSSGLTLALSGAVGSALNTAVTTVQEAKDETNGRLAALKGTKAALTGISAKQAVDLAQAQGNSDTGSLFGVSVSLGSQKSTSQQHQEQQAVSGSTLTAGNDLNITATGKGQSTNSGDIIIGGSQLKAGHDTTLDADRDLFLLGAANTQKTEGSNSSSGGSIGASISLGKESGLSIFANANKSKGNDSGNGTSWSETTLDSGNTLSLTSGRDTTLLGAQLSGDKVEADVGRNLTLQSQQDSDRYDSKQQSISGGVSAVIMGTGGGSANLSATQDKMHSNFDSVQEQTGIFAGKGGFDITVGEHTQLNGAVIGSTATADKNKLDTGTLGFSNIDNKAEFKTEHQGGSISTGGSVADNFLGNMGNLVLVGANNDGNAQSTTHAAVSDGTIIIRDTDKQQQNVDDLSRDVEHANNALTPIFDKEKEQNRLKEAQLIGEIGGQVFDVISTQGQIQATTAAKDALAKSGHLNPTQKEIEASPVYKEAMKDYGIGGTYQKIAQAATAALQGLAGGDMTKALAGASAPYLAQMIKDVAGEDNEAARIGAHAVLGAVLSHLQGNSAAAGGAGALSGELAAIYIKNSLYPNIETKDLTEAQKQVIVNLSSLAAGLSGGLVGDSTGSAVAGAQAGKNAVENNSMSGDQARESVKQVTSNLKDHVRDKLGEGTLSAIVNSIINATADTGDAILGGADYGADAAMALTSCAMGDSYCTQALNDLADKNQAAADTLKALMKSETWSAVAGQVKEAAQGNQLALEATGGMLASMFLPGKKIPDIEAAKLPSGPSSSIVPGGGLAAHEAAGGHLIDRHVGKTEAELLNRVSTGNVKSASSFTDRTTAEAVTSKAIDSNQAKIDSYLSGSQKGYLEIDYQSNVPIGISVSRGSTNVSSVTNARIIIARDPSMPTGYKIITGYPTP; translated from the coding sequence AATGTCAGCGCGACTGAAATGGCTCTGGGTGGCAGCCACAAATCCGGGCAGGATATGGTGTTGAACAGCCAGGGCAAGCTGACGGTGAACAACGCTTCGCTCAATTCGGACCAGCAACTGGCACTCAAAGGCAGCGATTTGGTACTGGAGCAATCCACGATCAGTGCGGCCAAAGCCGTGACTCTGGATTCGGCAGGCAAGTTGCGTACAGCCAACAGTACGATACTGGCGGGTAGCGACGTTCAAGGCAAATTGGTCGGCGGGCAAACGCTGACGCTGAAAGGCACCGAGCAACAGTGGTTGAATAGCCAGCTCGGGGCTGGAACCGTGCTTGCGACAGCGCAAAACAACCTAATTCTGGATGAGGGTTCCACGCTAACGGGTCTGGATGGTGTGACCTTACAAGGTGGCACCCTGAATTTGGCGGGTAAAACCAGCTCTGGCGGTGATGCCACTCTACAAGGTACTGACCTGCAAAGTACCCGCAACAGCCTGTTCAGTGCACAGGGCGATATTCATCTCACTTTCAGTGGTAATGCAAATTGGCAGGGGCAGCTTACCGCCGGGCGGGATCTTACACTACAGGCTGACACACTGGATAACAGTGGACAACTTGCAGCCAATCGCCACAACCAAATAACGGCACAAAGCCTCAATAATAGCGGGCTGATGCAAGCTCAGGGTTCCCAAAACCTAGATGTCAGACAACTCGACAATCGTGGTCAACTGCAATCAGCTGGCGCATTGACATTGAATGCCGATACGGTGAATAACCGCGGTCTGATTGGCTCAGAACAGCAGTTAACCCTGACGGTGCGTGATACCTTGAATGTCGATGGGGCGCTGTACGCCGAAGGGCCACTGAACGTGCGAGCAGGTGAGTTCCTGCTGGCGGGACGGGCGACCGGGAAGCAGGGTCTCGCTATCAACAGCAACCTGACGGCCACTGAAGGCTCGGCGCTACTCAGTTCCGGCGATATTCACCTACAAGGGGAAACATTGCTGCTGAGTGGGTTATTGTCTGGCGATCGCGCCCTGACCGTGGCGGGAGAACAGTTCACCACCGGTAACCGTGCGCAAATTCAGGCCAAAGATAGCATTACATTGAATACTGAGAAGAATGCCCAGCTTGCCGGTATTTTTACTACGTTGGGTGACCTGAATCTTGTCTCTGGAACCACTGAAAACCGGGCAGATATAGTCGCACGTAATATTGATTGGCGTAGTGACAGCCTTATCCAGCAAGGGCGTATGCAGGCTGACCACGATTTGATGCTGACGGTTAATCAGCTCAATCAGCACGGAACCTTGCAAGCAGGACAAAAGTTGGCGCTGCGTGGTGAGCAATTGGTCAACAGTGGACGGATTGGCGCTCCGCAGCTCGAATTGGCCTTTACCCGTAGTCTGGACAACAGCGGCTCACTGATGGCTAGTCAGGGATTAACGCTGGAAGTTCCCTCATTGAGCAACAGCGGCACCTTGGCAGCAAACGCATTGGCATTGAAAACCCACAATCTGGATAACAGCGGGCTAGTGCAGGCCGACGTCAATGCCATTATTGATGCACAAACATTAACCAATAGAGATACCGGACGTTTGCTGGCAGGTAACGCTCTGACTTTACAAGGTGTGCAACTGAACAATGCCGGTAAACTGCAAGCCAACCGCCTGAATATTGAAACACAAACCTGGGATAACACCGGCAGTGCATTAGGTATCAGCCAACTCACAGCAAACGCCACACAAAAGCTCACCAACCGCGGGCAATTATTGAGTCAGGGCCCTCTCACGCTAAATACGAAGTCATTGACCAATAATGGGAAAATACTCAGTGAGAACCAGCTCAACCTCAATGCACAGCAATTTATCAACCAGGGTGAAGCGCAAGGTACCACTACACAGTTAAATGCTGAGCAGTTAACTAACAGTGGTCATCTGATTGGTGTCGAGCGTCTGGTGTTGCAATTGCAACAGGACTTGAACAATGCCACCGGCGGTAAGTTACTGAGCGGCGGTGATCTGAAGGTGAATGCAGCGGCTGTTAGCAATGCCGGGACGTGGCAAGGCGAGCAGATTATTTTGGCGGCACGCCAGCTGGATAACACCGGGATTTTACAGGCGAATAACCGCATCCAACTCGATCTCACCGGTAATGTTAACAGCGGTGTAGGTAGTCAAATAGTCACCCTCGGTGAAGCAACGATTAACGCGCTGGCGTTGGTTAACCACGGCAATTGGCAGGCGGCTTCGCTGTTCCTGAAAGGCGATTCGCTGCTCAACAATGGTGTCATCGCCGGGGTTAATCAGCTTAAGTCTGAAATAAGTCGCGACATCACCCAACAAAAAAGCGGTGAGATGCTGAGCAATGGCTTACTAACCCTGAATGCCACCCAAGTCGATAATCAGGGGCGTATACAGGCCAATTCTCTGGCGCTACACGCGGTAGACATGACCAATAACGGGGTGATGCAAGGCCAGGATGTATTCAATGCCCAACTGAGTGGCGTGTTCCATAACCTTGCCAGTGGCGATCTTCGCAGCCAAAACGGGTTGAAGCTGAATGCTGCGGGGTTAGATAACGCGGGTAACATTCAGAGCACCGAAGCCAGCACATTCGTGTTGACGACGCCGATGCTTAACACAGGCAAAATTGTTGTCGGGGGAGATTTAGATATTGGCGCTCTCGCCCTCAACAATAGCGGCTGGCTGCAAGCGAATAACATCACTTTTAACGGTACGCGACTGGATAACTCCGGTACGCTGATAGCGGCGGGCGATAACCGGCTGACACTCGATATTTTCAACAATCGGGGAACAGTACAGGGCGACAACCTGCAACTGAAGATTGGCAGCCTGAATAATGCTGGCACCCTGCTGGCCACTCGCCAGATGAGCGTACAGGCGCAACAAATTGATAATCAACAGGATGCTAAGTTATTCAGCGCAGGCGACCTGACTGTCGTCAGTGGCGGGTTTAGCCTGTTTGGGCAATTGGTGGCCTTGGGCAATCTTTCCCTGACCCTCAATGATGCCCTCACACAGCATGGCACACTGGCCGCAGGCAAAATGCTCAACCTGTCCAGTCACGGGGATATCACTCTCACGGGCACTACACAGGGTCAAAGCCTGTCTATCCATAGTCTGGGGCAGTTTACTCACAGCGGAACACTGCGCGGGGGTAACGGCGATGTCCGTATTGAGGCCATGGGTATCACACAAAATGATACGGCCAGTCTACAAGCTGGAGGCCGCATACAACTGCTGAGTAGTAGCACTATCAGCAACAACGGCTTTATTGGTACCGCAGGCGACCTGCTATTAAACGCCGCCAGTCAATTGTTTAACAGCGGCATGTTGTACAGCGGTGGCAATATGCAACTGCTGGCCGACCAGATAACCAACCACTACGGCGATATTTTAGCGGACAACAGTCTGTGGATGCAGAAAGATACCACCGGCAGTGCCAACAGCGAGGTTATTAACACCTCCGGCACCATTGAGACGGGGCACGGTGATATCACCATCAATACCAACCATTTGCTGAATCAGCGTGATGGATTGAGTGTGACCCGCACAGACAAGGATCTGACTAATGAATATCCTTGGTTAAATGGTGCAATAGTAAAAGTGCCACTGAGTTTCTTCGAAGAAGGCGAGGTGGGTTACTACACGATAAAAATCACCCAGCAAGAAGCCGGGGATGATGCCAATCAAGTGAGTCATACAGAAACCTATGCCGCCCCCTTTGAGAAAACGCGAGAGCTGGCATTATCTGTTTCTACCCTTTCAGTCACCAGCAAGGGAGCGGCTGGACGTATATCTTCCGGTAAAGATCTGGTCGTAACCGCTCAAACGCTCGATAACCTGGCTAGCGATATCCTCTCTAATGGTGATATCTCTCTTACGGGTAATACGCTGAATAACCAGTCCTGGTTGGCGGGGACAGAAACACGCTATCAAACCTACCGCACAGGGGAACTCCCTGAATCCAGATACTGGTATGAAGTGTCCAAATTACAGCCCCTTAATATCTATGCATTGGGGCAAATCGAGGACCAATCTGTTACCTACGCCGCTGATGGGGATATTCGTACTGAACGCAGTGAAGACAGCCAGCTCTATCGCTCCGTCATTCAAGCCGGTGGCGCAGTTAATGCTCATTTCACTGGCGATATCAGTAACACCACAGCCACGCCAAATGCAGGCGGAGTGAGCCATACACTGGCGGCCCCTAAGCTGGATTTACAATCACAACCAGATAATATCGGCACTGCTCAGGCACAAGATCTGACGGACGACCAATATATCACCGTGGGGACGCCAGTCTGGAAAGATAACTTGCAGAACGCGCTGGGTTCCTTGGGCAATAATGCCACGGAGTTGGCGGATTATCCGTTGCCGAATAGCAACAATGGCCACTTTGTGCTGGCCCCTGACCCAAGCAGCCCGTATCTGATCACCACCAACCCCAAACTGAATGAATTAGGGCAACTCGATAACAGCCTGTTTGACGGTTTGTACGCCATGCTGGGCCAGCAGCCGGGAGCCGCACCACAGGAAAATAACAGCCAGTTTACTGACCAAAAACAGTTCCTCGGCTCAGCCTATTTCCTCGATCGCTTAAACCTAAAACCCGATTATGACTATCGCTTCCTCGGCGATGCAGCTTTCGACACCCGCTATATCAGTAATGCGGTCCTGAGCCAAACTGGTCAGCGTTACCTCAATGGCCTTGGCTCTGATTTAGCCCAGATGCAATACCTTATCGACAACGCGGCACAAGCCCAAAGCGGGCTGGGGCTAACACTGGGTGTCAGCTTGACAGCGGAACAGGTTGCTGCCCTGAACAAAAGTATTGTCTGGTGGGAAGAGATTAATGTTAACGGCCAGACTGTTTTAGCTCCCAAATTGTATTTGGCGAAAGCGGATAGCGCCTCGCTAAACGGCAGCGTTATCAGTGGTAATCAGGTCAATCTCGCGGCAGGCAAGGTCATTAACGCGGGAAGTACCCTCAAGGCCGACCAATTATTGGCGGTGAATAGTCAAATCACCCTCAGCAACCTGCAAGGCGGGAAAATCACGTCCGGCGGTGATCTGCAACTGAGTGCTATCGGTGATATCAGTAATATTGGCTCCAGCATCGCCGGTCAGCGAGTGGCACTGGAGAGCCTTGATGGCAATATTATCAATCAAACACTCAGCCAACAGTGGACAGCAACGACGGCCGGTAATGGCCGCTGGAATAGCGAGTCCTTGTCATTAACCCGCACAGAAATTGGCGATACCTCCACTATCAGCGCTGGGGACTCTCTCAGCCTGAATGCAGGAAAAGACATTTTAGTCACCGGTGCCAAGGTGTCTGCTGGTGGTAACCTGGATATGCAAGCGGGGGGAGATATTGCCATTACGGCTAATACCACGCTCAGCAATAATGAACATAATCTACAGCGTGATCGTCGCAACGGTTATCAACAAAGTGAGCAGCGCGACAGCCTGAGCAGTGAAATCAGTGCTGGCGGCGATCTGACACTCAATGCAGGTAACGATGTGTCACTGACAGCCAGTGAACTGGCTGCGAAAGGGAATGTGGGGCTGTCCGCAGGGCGTGATATTTCGCTGGAAACAGCGGAGAAAAATAGCCAACAAAAAACCAATAACAGTGAAAACCGCACCACTGATGCCACCCGCTCAGTGATAACCAGTGGCAATAATCTGACATTGGATGCCGGGCGTGATATCAACTCCCAGGCAGCAGCGCTGGTGTCAGATAACGCCACCACCCTCAAAGCTGGCCGTGACGTCAATCTTAATGCCCAGCAAAGCAGCACCTACAGCGAAAACCACGGTGATCGCAAACAGCAAATTAATGAGTCCATCCGTCAGCAAGGGACTGAAATCGTCAGCGGTGGGGATACCACCATTCTGGCCGGTCATGACATTAATCTGCAGGCCACACAGGCGCAGGCCAGTGGTGATATTGCGCTGAAAGCCGGTCATGACATTAATGTGACCACGGCGACAGAAAGTGATTATTCCTTCTTTGAAGAAACTACCGTTAAGAAGAAAAGGCTGTCGAAGACCACCACCCACGTGGTCTCTGAAGATTACGCCACACAGGAACAAGGCTCGCTGCTCAGTGGTAAAAATGTCTCATTATCTGCCGGTAATGACTTACTGGTGAAAGGTTCTGCGGTTGTCGGTGACAATAATGTCGCACTGACTGCGGGCAACAATGTGGATATTGTGGCGGCCACCGAAGAACAATCCAGTTACCGCTTGTCTGAACAGAAAAAAAGCGGCATGTTCAGTGGCGGCGGCATCGGGGTCACTATTGGCAGCACCTCATCACGCCAACAAAGCCGTGATTCCGGGACGACACAAAGCCAAAGCGCCAGCACTATTGGTAGCACGGGCGGCGATGTCACCATCAACGCTGGCGGCACTGCCCATATTGGTGGCGCGGATATTCTGGCCAATAAAAACCTGAATGTCACCGGGGATAGTGTCGTCATTGAACCGGGTCAGGACAAACGCAGCAGCGATCAACTTTATGAACAAAAAAGCAGTGGCTTGACACTCGCCCTTTCCGGCGCGGTAGGTTCAGCGTTGAACACGGCGGTGACAACCGTACAAGAGGCAAAAGACGAAACCAATGGCCGTCTGGCAGCATTAAAAGGCACCAAAGCGGCTCTGACAGGAATATCGGCTAAACAGGCCGTGGATCTGGCTCAGGCACAGGGCAATAGCGATACCGGCAGCCTGTTTGGTGTCAGCGTGTCGTTAGGCTCACAAAAATCGACCTCGCAACAACATCAGGAACAGCAGGCGGTCAGCGGCTCAACCCTGACCGCGGGCAATGACCTCAATATCACCGCCACCGGTAAAGGCCAGAGTACCAACAGCGGCGATATCATTATTGGCGGGAGCCAGCTCAAAGCCGGTCACGACACCACATTGGATGCCGATCGCGACCTGTTTCTACTCGGTGCAGCCAATACCCAGAAAACCGAAGGCAGCAACAGCAGCAGTGGTGGCAGTATTGGGGCCAGTATCAGTTTGGGTAAAGAAAGCGGGCTGAGTATCTTTGCCAATGCCAATAAATCCAAAGGTAATGACAGTGGTAATGGCACCTCCTGGTCTGAAACTACCCTCGACAGTGGCAACACCTTGTCTCTCACCAGTGGCCGCGATACCACCCTGCTGGGCGCACAACTCAGTGGCGACAAAGTCGAAGCGGATGTCGGCCGCAATCTGACCCTGCAAAGCCAGCAAGACAGTGACCGTTACGATTCCAAACAGCAGAGTATCAGCGGCGGTGTCAGTGCTGTGATTATGGGTACCGGCGGCGGTTCAGCCAATCTGAGTGCCACTCAAGACAAAATGCACAGCAACTTTGATTCGGTGCAAGAGCAGACGGGTATCTTTGCGGGCAAAGGTGGCTTTGATATTACCGTCGGGGAACACACCCAGCTTAATGGTGCAGTGATTGGCTCTACGGCAACGGCAGATAAGAACAAGCTGGATACCGGCACACTGGGCTTTAGCAATATTGACAATAAAGCCGAGTTCAAAACCGAGCATCAGGGGGGCAGTATCAGCACCGGCGGTAGCGTGGCGGATAACTTCCTCGGCAACATGGGCAATCTGGTGTTGGTTGGAGCCAATAATGATGGCAACGCACAGAGTACCACCCATGCAGCCGTGTCTGATGGCACCATCATTATTCGTGATACGGACAAACAACAGCAAAATGTCGATGACCTGAGCCGCGACGTCGAGCATGCCAATAATGCCCTCACCCCTATCTTTGATAAAGAGAAAGAGCAAAATCGCCTGAAAGAAGCGCAATTGATTGGTGAGATTGGCGGGCAGGTGTTTGATGTTATTAGCACGCAGGGGCAGATACAGGCCACCACCGCGGCGAAAGATGCACTGGCAAAAAGCGGTCATCTCAACCCGACTCAAAAAGAGATAGAAGCGTCGCCAGTCTATAAAGAAGCCATGAAGGATTACGGCATCGGTGGCACTTACCAGAAAATTGCGCAAGCCGCCACCGCCGCCCTGCAAGGGTTGGCGGGTGGGGACATGACCAAAGCACTGGCCGGTGCATCAGCGCCCTATCTGGCACAGATGATTAAAGATGTCGCCGGTGAAGATAATGAAGCGGCACGCATTGGCGCACATGCGGTGTTGGGTGCAGTGCTCTCTCATCTGCAAGGCAACAGCGCCGCCGCCGGTGGTGCCGGAGCTTTAAGTGGTGAACTGGCCGCCATCTACATCAAAAACAGTCTGTACCCCAATATCGAGACCAAAGACCTGACCGAAGCACAAAAGCAGGTTATTGTTAACCTCAGCTCCCTGGCTGCGGGATTGTCTGGTGGCCTGGTCGGTGATAGCACGGGCAGTGCCGTTGCCGGTGCGCAGGCCGGGAAGAACGCGGTGGAGAATAACTCCATGAGTGGAGATCAAGCCCGCGAGTCTGTTAAGCAGGTTACGAGCAACCTGAAAGATCATGTAAGAGACAAACTGGGTGAAGGTACTCTCTCCGCTATCGTTAACAGTATAATTAATGCGACGGCTGACACAGGTGATGCGATATTAGGCGGAGCAGATTACGGCGCTGATGCGGCGATGGCGCTCACCTCATGTGCCATGGGAGACAGTTACTGCACTCAGGCATTAAACGATCTGGCGGATAAAAATCAGGCTGCGGCAGATACGCTGAAAGCCCTGATGAAGAGTGAAACCTGGTCAGCGGTTGCAGGACAGGTGAAAGAAGCGGCTCAAGGTAACCAGCTTGCGCTTGAAGCAACAGGCGGAATGCTGGCGAGTATGTTCCTGCCGGGCAAAAAAATACCTGATATTGAGGCTGCTAAGTTACCAAGCGGACCGAGTAGCTCAATAGTTCCTGGTGGGGGATTAGCTGCTCATGAAGCGGCAGGTGGACACCTAATCGATAGGCATGTTGGAAAAACAGAAGCGGAGCTATTAAATAGAGTGTCAACGGGTAATGTTAAATCAGCGTCCTCATTTACAGATAGGACTACTGCTGAAGCAGTCACAAGCAAGGCAATTGATAGTAATCAGGCTAAAATCGATAGTTATCTTTCTGGTAGCCAGAAAGGATATTTAGAGATTGATTATCAATCCAATGTACCGATTGGTATTAGTGTCTCTCGTGGTTCTACAAATGTCTCTTCAGTGACGAATGCTAGAATTATCATTGCGAGAGATCCTTCAATGCCAACAGGGTATAAAATCATTACTGGATATCCAACACCATGA
- a CDS encoding contact-dependent growth inhibition system immunity protein, with protein sequence MIINEKYPYLSYLLRCYFNQDFEVLFGNADETLAAYKATETAEERLQMKAEIDYLLALSLPDDELQDILLNKLDCSYYYPNEWSSSEEWLKHIYKQMN encoded by the coding sequence ATGATTATTAACGAAAAATATCCTTATTTGTCATATCTACTAAGGTGTTACTTTAACCAGGATTTTGAAGTGCTATTTGGTAATGCTGATGAAACATTGGCAGCTTATAAAGCAACTGAGACTGCGGAAGAGCGGTTGCAGATGAAGGCTGAAATAGATTATCTGCTGGCACTTTCTCTGCCAGATGATGAATTACAGGACATCCTGCTTAACAAACTTGATTGTAGTTATTATTATCCTAATGAATGGTCTTCATCTGAGGAATGGTTGAAACATATATATAAACAAATGAACTGA